The region actattttagtATGCGATGGGCAATTCTTAAACTATTTTTTTGAGCGGTTTATGCCTCCGAGTACTATACATATCTTGATAGGCCTTCTGTTTtcgttgtttcttttgtagattTGTAGATTTGGGTAAGTTACATACCCAAAAATTCAGAACAAATTTTTgggtatgtataattatatgtttttattatttttataattattgattctaaattttacttattaaatatatttatttcgtcacaaaaaaaattttttaatacacttcagccccccaaaaataaatttctggctCCGTCCCTGACCCCGAGTACTCTACAATCTCCCCATTCAAAGAAAATGCTATAGTATAGTAGTGCATCATCTTTTTTTCATTCTGCTGTAGTAGTTATTTGCTTAGTTGAAAAGAAGAAGTAGGAGTATTACGGTGACCATAAAATTAAGCTCAGCGGTGTGATGATGAATTTAATTTTGCAGTCGTCACAGCCAGTTCCGGTGCCAGCAGCACCGGCATTGCAGGGCAAGAAATGGTGCGTGCCAAAGGCAGGGGCCACAGACGCCGCACTGCAAAGCAACATAGATTACGTTTGCAGCCAGGGCTTAGATTGCAGCCCGATTCAAGCCGAGGGCGCCTGCTTCAATCCCAACAATGTGAGGTCTCATGCAGGTTTTGTGATGAACTCATGGTACCAATCCAAGGGCAAAGCTGACTATAACTGTGATTTCTCTCAAACCGGTTTCCTCACCTCTACCAACCCTAGTAAGTCCCTCTATTTTTATTGCTGCTACACAATTTTCCATCTCAATACTTCCCTCTGATCAGCAGTTTACCATTCGTGGATGGTACTTAGAATGCTTCGTCTCTGGTTTTTGAATTTTCAGGTTATGGCACATGCCAATACACCAGCTAGGATATCAGTAGTAATTTGCAACAGGAAGGAGCTGCTGCATGGATTTAAACCAAAATGGCATCTAATTTATTGGGTTCTCCATTATTTATTCATCTGATCATCTCTTAGTCAATCACTTAATTAACCTCAATATTTATGTCCGTTCTGTTAAGTATTGTATTGGACGATTCTCTGCGATATAGAGTTGTGTGCCGGCTACGTGCATGCCGAAAATTGTACCATATCATAACTTAACTTGTATTTTATATGTGTCAGAATCCGGGAGcggtttttttcttttgtttgcttttcaaACGTTGTTAACTTATAGATTTTGGTCTTCAATTTTGTGTAACGAATAACTAAGTGGGCGTTAAGAACTAAAGGTGGCCCCGACAGAAGAAAAGGTGCTTAGgattctctctttttcttgaaGCAAATTCTTCATTTTGAAATTGGCATCCAATGCTTTGATTATCTGTATGCATGAGTGCATGCATGCATGTAGATGTAATATATGGAACAATTAATGGAGTCTAAAGTTCATCCTACCTCATATATATTAGCAGAGAATCAAGCTCTCAAAGAATATATAcccaaaacaaccaaaaaaagcaaaaaaggaagaagaaaacttGGGACCTATAATTACTCACTGAACCGCTACTGTTGCAAAGTACCTCAAAAAAAGAGAGgggattttttttgggggggggggggggcggtgGGGACGGTGGTGGGGGGGATGTGAAAGCTaaacctgcaaaatttcaatgGGGAAGAAAATAACAACAAACAACACCAATACTATTCACGCCTTAACCTTGACGTCCAGTGCAAAAATATCTTTAACGACTTGGGCTTTGTCAGCCTGCAATTGTGGATCCCCATTATTGTCAATCTTCAATTCTGCAAAGAGGAGCTGTAGAAGCTTATTTCTGTTTGCCACGAGAATCCCAACAATCTCTGGGGTCTTATTTTCATTAGCAGCAAACAACTTGAAAACTCGAAGCGCATCAACTTGAATGATCTTGCTGGAGTCCCTGAGAAGATTCATAAAAATCCTCAAATTGTCCCTCGAACTAACATATTGCAACATGACATCTGAATTTGAGCGATGCATCAGCATCTCTCCCAGCAACTTCACGGCTTCCCTTCTGGTAAGGTAATTCGGAGATTGAAGCAACTTAGAGTTATATTCCACAAAAAACCAATCATAATTTTTGGACAGGAACTCGGCCACAGTTGATTTATGCCTCGTTAACAATTGCTTAAAAGTTTCGGTAGCGTCAGCAGCAACTTCATAACGTGCAACTTGCACGTAAtcgaaaaatttcttcatcatTAGCTTCGATTCCAAGACATGCCTTGCAAGATCTTGATGGCGTATGCAATCCCTTAGCATAGAACCATAGTGTAAAGCCGTGATCTCCATGCCATTATTCTCATAACCACCGACCAAAACATCGATTAACTCGAGATTTTGTTCCAAATAATCACAAGCAATAAACCTCGAACGGACCTTTTGCCTAAGCAAATTTGAAACCAGTAGCGTAGCATCCTTGCGGGTCTCGAGTTTCAACTTTGGAAGACAAATAATTAGAAGGCATAAGGTATCTTCCCTGAAGAACTCCTCGGTCAATTGCGCACAAGCTGATGCTACGGGTTGAGTATCACTATCTCCATAAAGAATTAACTTCAAATCTTCCAATAGCTTGCCGATGGTATTTATCATATTTACTTGGCGTTTGCTTTGGCTTTGGCTTTGGAAAGTGTTTGGCGCAGAATGGACATGGCTGAGGAGATCACGAGTCTGTCGAACTAGGTCAGCAGGGGTAGCCTTAGGTTTCGACTTAAAGAACAAAACACCCTTCATAATCTTTTTCAGGCTTTTTCTCGTCCTAATCCTAATGTAAAAGATAACTCATACGTACGTACCCTGAATATGAGAATCTCCTTGGCAGTTGGCACTACCGCAAGGGCGGAGGACGCTCAACGCGGCGGCGTTGCTGCTTTCTCCAACTGACCAATTGCAATGTCCTACTCCTGCTTATTTACCCTTCTAACTACTCGTATTTGTAGTTTGCaactgtgaaaattttagaatacaattccaattcaatTTCTGTTGTCGTAAAGAACTAAAGCAAGTTAAAGAAAAACATTCTTGGAAACGGAGACGTAACTGGTAATTAGTATTGCCAAGTTAAATACTATATACATAGGGGAGGATTGTTATGGTTTTTCCGATTAGGTTTCTGATCTTGATAATTAAGGATAAGAAGGAAGTGAGGAGGGGTGagagggttaaaaaaaaaagaaaaaaaaaagttaaatacaTACAGGATTTGGATTGAATTCTAAATTAAATCCAACTGCCAAAGTCAAATTTACACTACGAATCAACAGGTAGATGAAGATAagtataaaacatcattatacGTTACGTTCTctaaaaggaaaaacacaaGATCTTATAGTATTTTGGATTGAACCAATGTTGCAGTTAAGCAGGAAGAACGAGGGCCTATTACTTCTGCAGCAGGAAGGGAAGCATCAAAGCTATATAAACCCGCTAACTAAACTGCATTAATTTTACAAGCCCCATATATGAAGGAAGAGTTTGGAAACAGGAATTGGACAACTACTCAAAATCTTGTATCTTGTGCTCGGCTCTCATTCCTTCCCTTGGAGCCGGGAGGCCATATCTTTGACATTCCAACTTCCTCTCCTTAACGACCAACCCGAAGGACAAAAACACCACACACGCACGACCAAAAACCTACTATATATAATTTGCAGCTAATTTGAAAGTTCATAGCATATCTTAAACGCATTGCTGCAGATAGATAGGTAAATGATTCATTTGCTTCTATTTTCTAGTCTAGAGAGGAGAAAAGTTTTGAATTCAATTTTTACTCTGACCTAGCTAGCAGGTAGGAAACTTTTGGTAATTAAAGacaattgcttgtattcattGCTAGCCAATAAAAAGTGCTGAAAGTTACTATGGATGGCTAACTCCTGCATTTTCTTGTTCTTGTTACAATTTGACGATTAGCCAGTTTCGAAAGGAGTTCTGACTAAGGTTGAACTCAAGGTGATATCAGTTACAACTATGAGAGTTGAATAAATTagttaataaaaaattaagcAAATCTCCGTCTTGACTAACACTAACTATTGTTTTCTGCTTTAAATTGGGGTGGGTCGAAGCTGAAACTGGCTGTCAGACACGTATCAATCTTCGATCTGAATATAAAAGAGCTGCAATTAGCCAATTACCAAGTCTGCAGTCCATTATAACGCAATCCCTCCATCTTAGGgtagtttcttgattttctccATCTCATCATAATACGAACAACGACCTAATTGAAAAAGGTCTCACAATTAAACATTatatatacttgtacttttctAATGAGTAAGCTTTCACATTTTTTATACTTAATTTATCATATGAACGTAAgcattcacatttttttttattgcaacgGTAACATTCTTATAACCTAATCTATCATAATTTAGAGAGAGAGGAAGCCGATGGGAATAGAAATTCCATCGAAGGAAGCCATTGAAGGCAGTCATTTATAGTGACAATTTGGTGAGAGAAAAAGATTGGATTTTTGACCTCCCAACACCATCAAAATTTAAATACTTGGCAGTGACCACCAAGCCGAAGGACTGGTTCCAGAATTACATGATAATACCTTTTTTCCCCAGGAATTGATTTGAGGGTAACTACTTTTATTGCATCGGCTATTGGTAAGCGGTGCGTCGGAAGAAGAATCTCATGCAGTCCGTTGGGCTGTCGCTCTAGGACAATCTGGAGATGCTTAAACACAGCAATTTGAAGGATATCTAGGCCACCTTCTTGATCAAGTTTCTTGGATTATCGTACACAACGATTCAGAATTAAATGACTTTTGGCCCATGGGAAGTTGGCACTTATCATTCCCGTGACAACAACATAAGTTTGCTTGGTGTCATTAATACGGCCCACCCCAAACATTAGCTTTAATAAATCGAAGGTTACGAAAGAAAGGCAAAATCCATTGCCCATAAAAGACATGCCAGAGTTTATAATAAGTAATAACGTGTCCTGTGGCCCCTCTGCTGTCTACGATCAAGATGTTACTGCTTTTTGGTTGGTCTTCCCAATTGATGGAATATCTTTTCTCGCGAAATCATTTATGCATCTGGTGCCTTACGAATTAAACAAGTTTGTTTGAAGTCTCAAGATCTGTGGGTTGGCAATGGCGTTATGCCACCATACATCCCTTTCAAATCTTATTCATATATGGCGTAGAGTATCAGTACTCAATGAAGCACTAAAGTAGTTCTTCTTCCACTTGTGTGTGCATCAATGTTTCGTTatacaaacacacacacacacacatatatatatatggacaCACATTTGTACATAGAATAAGATATCTCATGGACCAATTTAAGACATCATCTgctaaaaaattaaatattttaaaacataaataaatttttaaaattataaatttaaacaaataaattcatttcaatcGTACCTACTaggaaaaaaatcttaaatcctaCGCAAATCACAACCATATTctataattaaacaaaatgCATTGAAACTCttgaaattaaacaaaatctAATAGAACTACAAAAGAAAATGGCGATCTTTGAGTTTGAGGGTGAGAAATAGAAGGAGTTTGATTACTCTTTTAGAAATTAGGGTTTCGAACAAAAGATTCGATAGATAAGTTTTATGTTTAAAACTTTAGgttcatttaaaaaaaagatgGGAAAATGAAAAACTGTGGTCCACGGATCAATTCGAGTTAAACAGTTCGATCGATTTTTAGCAATTTTGATCGATTTTTTATAATAAGTCAACACTAGTAGTGAATTGAATCGAAAACTTGACCGATTCTCGGTCCGATCGGTCAATTCGGTccaattttcaaaacattggtaTGTATATGCAAGACGCGGAAGTTATTCTCCTTTGTTTTAACCTTTTCCAAATCATTAAAAATTAGTCCTGAAAATATATAGAACATTAAGAGGGTATTTAATCATTAATTACTAGGGAAAATGTTGAAGAAAATACCGAAAAAAAAACTAGTTTCTAGCTTCTACAAAGCCAAGACGGATTAAATTGGAGAGCAAGTAGTATGGTGGTCCGTGTACcttagaaaacaaaaaacacGCGCAGACACCCCATATGGTATATGGTGGTCCTAATGTTTTCGACATTCGACTAGACGGCAATTACCTTAATAAGATATCCATAATGGTGGTCCTAATCCTCAGTAACTGCGCATATACCAAATTAAGAGTGCTAATAATCATTTGTGACCCCGAAATCTTTAACCGCACATGCTGCTTCTGGTGTCATTCAAATGCTCCACCAGTGCCTTCAGTCTAACAATTTTTTGGTTTGCGAGTTcagtgagaaaagaaaaaagaaaattaaaatgcTGAAGTTAGGAAAGAAGAGTAGCACTTTCAGGGCTTTAAATGCTCACCCACAATCTCTCTCATTTCTCTCTGCTTTTTGAGAGAGAGTTTTCTTAGATTTTCATCtctatatttttctcaatttttattcaCTTAAATCTCTCAAATGAGGGAAATGTGCTAATTTCTCTAATTTTGTCTTGTCTTCTCTTCATCTCCTTCCTTCCAAACAAAGTGCTTTGTAACTAACCAAATAAAAAATACGATAAAAAGCAAAAAGGGATACCAAACCCTCGCACGTATTTATATTAAGAGCTAGGGAGCTAATTTTAGCACTTCCATACTTGTAATTGCCACTTCTGTTGATTCTAGTATTCGtgtaaaataattaattttttttatatttacaTTCCACCCAACTTACCATAGCATTGCACATATTTATATTTGTTATATTCCCTctatttagatttttttcgTATTAACTACattattgaaaacaaaaaaaaaatcatttgaacAACAACATAAGAGGAAAAAGTAATTGTGTGCGGATGTGTTTTTTGTAATTGCAAGATCGGGGATATTCTTCTTTTATTACATCTGATAAaagtcttttttctttttaattttttgaagagCCGTATTTAACCAACATAGGAATACCaaaatatcaaatttcattAAGATGGATTATTATTTTGAATAGAAGTCAAGGAGAAGTATAGCTAACTTCATTGGTATTTTAATCATGGAAAACAGAAGAGAAGGAGCGGGAGTTAGGAATAGTGCTCAGGGTTCCCAATGGGCACCATGAGTAGGTGGagtttttggaaaatttgggtTGAAGGGTTAATTTGTTGGGTTCTTTTTTCTGACTAGTTTGCTGGGTTTAATAGTTTGGTGTATTGTCTTTTGTCCACATTTTTGTTGGTTTTTAATACCCTCATATGTGCATTGGAGATAGTTAAGTATGATTGATTTTATAGTCTTTTTTGCTTATTGAATTCTAATAGCATATATTGAACATTTAAATTTACAACCATTATTTCCCATACAAAAAAGCATGCGGTGTTAAACGGTAGTGTTAGTGATAGCGTGCGATGTTGTGTGTGCATTTTAAGCGTTGGATTGAAACTAAGCGTTCATTTGCATTTGCAAAGAGGGTTCACCattgattagtttaattttcaTCACATCGAACTTATTCAGTAGacaattaattttaaaattatgtCAAATAGAATTAAGCTCTTAATAATTTAGTAATCTCATATATCAGTTTGTTTGATGTACCTTTTGATTGCACGTAGTTTTTGGCTAGTAATTTTATTTTAGAAATTGTACATGCAATTAGATTGGGTACATGTCTCTCTATAAAGTTTTGCTGTTCTCTTTCTTTAggaattgtatatatatatatatattagaggTATTCTATATCGTAGTATTAGTAAAAGATAGTGGCTTACTGATTACTGAATACTTCATTACATTTCATAAATTACATCCAAATCATTAACCATCAACACATTCCAGAAATGTGAGCCCCTCAAACTACAACATCAATCGAGGGGCTCGTCCTTCTTGTAAATCCCAATCAAACGAGTTACATCTCTTGCTAACATATTATTCACATCACAGATTCGCAATTGCGTTTTTGACTTTAGTCAtcgattttattttattttattttttggaatcCACAAATTCAGTATACCAGAAACCAACAATaaagaaccaaaataaaaaaagagagagaaaccAACAATAAATTATAAAGGATACAGAAGAGTCACCAAACTAGTAATAATTGTTGGACGATAAAGTTTGTAAAAGCGGACTTTCCTTTTAGATAGTAGAAGATACTACCATATGCCATCTCAATAAAAAAGAGGGATAAAGGAAAAGGTATAGGATTAGCTACAGAGTATAACATATCATCAAAAGTTGAAGATTGGTTGCTAGTTATCATTTCGCAAAGACCAAAAGCAGTCCAATCCACCATCAACGCCGCTTCAAccactcctcctcctcctcatccatggaagaaaaagagaaaaagaagaacaagaaacCAAAACACCAGCACCCGAATGATCAAACCTCCAAATCCACCACCTCGTCAGACCTTGCATTCAAGCCTAGCTCTGAAGTTAAAGGGCTTCGGTTTGGTGGCCAGTTTATTGTTAAATCCTTCACAATCCGTCGCGCTAGGCCTCTTGAATTCTTGCGCCTCCTCTCACTTCCACCGACACTCAACCTCAACCaccaccaaaaccaagaaaagacaAACGGGAAGCAGCCTTTTCCTTCAACTACCGCATTCTTGCCGACAAATTTCACGATCTTGGCTCACCATGCATGGCACACTCTGACGCTTGGCCTGGGGACAAAGAAGTCTAAAGTGGTTGTTTTTGTATTCGAGTCTGAGAATATGAAGGCTGCCGTGGACAGAGTTTGGCCGCCAGAAATCCCACTCGGGGAAGTAAACAGGAAGCTTATAAGGGGTCAGACCGGATGCGAAATGGCTAGATTTAAATTCAGGAAAGGTGCCATTACATTTTATGTTTATGCAGTGAGGAGAATTGGGAACATGGGTTTTTCTTTTGCGGATGATCTGAGGACAATACTGCAATCTGTGGTTGCACTCAATGATTTCTTGGATCATACCGCTATGCTTGCCTTGCCTAATCAGAGAAGCATCAATTATTCACCTCCTGTTGCCATGGTTCACTAGGCATGTTTCTTTCCATGATCTTTTCTTTATCTGTACCTCTGAAGACTACCTTCCTTTgttgtctttcttcttcttcttcttcttttcatGCTTTTATTGGAAAAATAGTAGTTTTATATCTTCGGGGTGGGCGGgaattgattaattttttggGGGATTTTAGTTTTCTGTATCTTTCTTGACTGTAAACTAGCAGAATAAATTGCAGGTTTTAGAGGTGAACTAAAGACTTTGTAgttactttttccttttctcgtGGGCTAGAAGAATTTTTGTACTTGTGAACCTGCCATATCTATAAACAATGTTCATAAGTCCACGTTCCTGCTAAGAGATGCGTGATTAGACCTGCATAAATTGCGAGTGGATCAGTTTCTTCAGATTTCAACAAATTCacttcttttgaatttttccctTTGAGCAAGCTCATGAGATCAATGCCAATCttttgcaaaagaaaataaaaaataaaaaaaaaagaactgcCAATTAAGTTGGTGACCAAAGCTGATGAATGATGTGCAGACTATACTATAGGACGCTTGTTGTTGTGTAGTCTCAAGTACTTGGAATTTAATCGACCAGGGGCCTTACTTGCTCTGAAACTAATGTCAAGTATTG is a window of Coffea eugenioides isolate CCC68of unplaced genomic scaffold, Ceug_1.0 ScVebR1_1630;HRSCAF=2512, whole genome shotgun sequence DNA encoding:
- the LOC113755622 gene encoding uncharacterized protein LOC113755622, yielding MEEKEKKKNKKPKHQHPNDQTSKSTTSSDLAFKPSSEVKGLRFGGQFIVKSFTIRRARPLEFLRLLSLPPTLNLNHHQNQEKTNGKQPFPSTTAFLPTNFTILAHHAWHTLTLGLGTKKSKVVVFVFESENMKAAVDRVWPPEIPLGEVNRKLIRGQTGCEMARFKFRKGAITFYVYAVRRIGNMGFSFADDLRTILQSVVALNDFLDHTAMLALPNQRSINYSPPVAMVH
- the LOC113755621 gene encoding putative MO25-like protein At5g47540, whose translation is MKGVLFFKSKPKATPADLVRQTRDLLSHVHSAPNTFQSQSQSKRQVNMINTIGKLLEDLKLILYGDSDTQPVASACAQLTEEFFREDTLCLLIICLPKLKLETRKDATLLVSNLLRQKVRSRFIACDYLEQNLELIDVLVGGYENNGMEITALHYGSMLRDCIRHQDLARHVLESKLMMKKFFDYVQVARYEVAADATETFKQLLTRHKSTVAEFLSKNYDWFFVEYNSKLLQSPNYLTRREAVKLLGEMLMHRSNSDVMLQYVSSRDNLRIFMNLLRDSSKIIQVDALRVFKLFAANENKTPEIVGILVANRNKLLQLLFAELKIDNNGDPQLQADKAQVVKDIFALDVKVKA